CGCGGGACGATTCACGCACGTCGATGCTCACATCGTCGTTCCCGAGTTCTGGTCGGTGGAGGAGGCCCACGAGCGCACCGACGCCTTCGAGCGGCGGCTCCTCGATGAGTGTCGGATCGAGGGCGAGATCGCCTTCCACACCGATCCTTGCAGGCGGCTTTTCTGCAAGGTCTGCGATCTGTCCGACTGCCCGATCAGGGCCGCGGCATTCGAGCGCCGGCCGATCCTGACGCTGGAGGAAGCGACGCAGCCGGACCT
This region of Candidatus Eisenbacteria bacterium genomic DNA includes:
- a CDS encoding cation transporter, with the protein product AGRFTHVDAHIVVPEFWSVEEAHERTDAFERRLLDECRIEGEIAFHTDPCRRLFCKVCDLSDCPIRAAAFERRPILTLEEATQPDLAPGQPPPVLA